Below is a window of Blastocatellia bacterium DNA.
GGAGATTCTTCCTCTTCCACCTGAACTGGAGCGATATGAGCCGATGCCGATTCCTGCCGATAATCCCATGACGCCGGAAAAGGTCGCGTTAGGACGGCAACTCTTCTTTGACAAGCGGCTCAGCGCTGATGGTTCGCGATCCTGCTATTCATGTCACCTTTGTGAAAACGGGCTCAGTATTGCCCAGCCCAAGCCAATTGGCGCGTTGAATAAACCGCTGACGCGCAATAGTCCAGTTCTTTGGAATATCGGCTACCACAAGGAGTTTTATTGGGATGGTCGCAGCCCGTCACTGGAGAAGCAGGCGCTGGCTGCCTGGAAGGGCGCTAACATGGGCGCTGAAGCGACACTAGATCAGATCGTGGCGCGGATCAACGCCATCGAGGGCTATCGAACACAATTTCAAGCTGTGTTCAATGGGCCTGCCACGCCCGATAACATCGTTCAAGCACTGGCCGCGTTTCAACGCACCATCATCAGTGGCAATACGGCCTTCGACCGATGGCAAGCTGGCGACGAATCGGCTGTCAGCGAGCAGGTCAAACGCGGCTGGCAGATCTTTGATAAAAAGGCCAAATGTACCAACTGCCATTCAGGCGTATTGTTC
It encodes the following:
- a CDS encoding c-type cytochrome, encoding MQRMIKWACVWSFIVLLLACGPQQNQMTQRRAPAFQPEILPLPPELERYEPMPIPADNPMTPEKVALGRQLFFDKRLSADGSRSCYSCHLCENGLSIAQPKPIGALNKPLTRNSPVLWNIGYHKEFYWDGRSPSLEKQALAAWKGANMGAEATLDQIVARINAIEGYRTQFQAVFNGPATPDNIVQALAAFQRTIISGNTAFDRWQAGDESAVSEQVKRGWQIFDKKAKCTNCHSGVLFTDLQYHNVGIGMDQPEPDVGRFKVTNKPEDTGAFKTPTLRDVAESGPYFHDGSVATLEEAVDIMVAGGKPNRYLDRKNLQPAKLTPAEKQDLIAFLKSLSTDCPPLLKEPPLPPE